Proteins from a genomic interval of Yoonia sp. GPGPB17:
- a CDS encoding amino acid ABC transporter ATP-binding protein encodes MAEATQMRVSDELAITIENMNKWYGSFHVLRDIDLSVYQGERIVICGPSGSGKSTLIRCINALEEHQQGKITVDGTLLSSDLKNIDKIRSEVGMCFQHFNLFPHLTILENCTLAPIWVRKTPKKEAEETAMHFLEKVKIPEQADKYPGQLSGGQQQRVAIARSLCMKPRIMLFDEPTSALDPEMIKEVLDTMISLAEEGMTMLCVTHEMGFARQVANRVIFMDQGQIVEQNEPEEFFNNPKSDRTQLFLSQILGH; translated from the coding sequence ATGGCCGAAGCAACACAAATGAGAGTCTCTGACGAGCTGGCGATTACCATTGAGAATATGAATAAATGGTATGGCTCGTTTCACGTGCTCCGCGACATTGACCTGTCGGTGTATCAGGGCGAGCGGATCGTGATCTGCGGCCCATCCGGGTCCGGCAAATCCACGTTGATCCGCTGCATCAACGCGCTGGAGGAACACCAGCAAGGCAAAATCACCGTGGACGGCACATTGCTGTCCTCGGACCTCAAGAACATCGACAAAATCCGGTCAGAGGTTGGCATGTGCTTTCAGCACTTCAACCTGTTCCCGCATCTGACGATCCTTGAGAACTGCACGCTGGCCCCGATCTGGGTGCGTAAAACGCCAAAGAAGGAAGCTGAAGAAACGGCGATGCACTTCCTTGAGAAGGTCAAGATCCCCGAGCAGGCCGACAAGTACCCCGGCCAGCTGTCCGGTGGTCAGCAGCAGCGTGTGGCGATTGCCCGCTCGCTTTGCATGAAGCCACGCATCATGTTGTTTGACGAACCGACATCGGCGCTTGACCCGGAAATGATCAAAGAGGTGTTGGACACCATGATCTCATTGGCCGAGGAAGGCATGACCATGCTGTGCGTGACGCACGAGATGGGTTTTGCCCGTCAGGTGGCGAACCGCGTGATCTTTATGGACCAGGGCCAGATCGTCGAACAGAACGAGCCAGAAGAGTTCTTTAACAACCCCAAGTCCGACCGGACACAGTTGTTCCTGAGCCAGATTTTGGGTCACTAA
- a CDS encoding SixA phosphatase family protein, with protein sequence MTLRLILIRHAKSSWSDPFADDHARVLNKRGHASATAIGTWMAEQGYMPDLVLCSDATRTQETADLILTALGSRPNLRLSGGIYHAAPDTILDMVRKQTDQTVAVIGHNPGIGMLANALVQAAPAHRRFSDYPTCASTVIDFDVTRWAEVQPRTGRCEAFVVPRDLIGTSGQDID encoded by the coding sequence GTGACCTTGCGCCTGATCCTGATCCGCCATGCAAAATCCAGTTGGAGCGATCCCTTTGCCGATGATCATGCACGGGTGCTGAACAAACGCGGGCACGCCTCTGCTACGGCAATTGGGACATGGATGGCTGAGCAAGGATATATGCCAGATCTGGTGCTCTGCTCGGACGCAACCCGGACACAAGAAACCGCAGACCTGATCTTGACGGCGCTCGGCTCCAGGCCAAACCTGCGTCTCTCTGGGGGCATCTACCATGCGGCACCGGATACGATCCTCGACATGGTGCGAAAGCAAACCGATCAGACAGTTGCTGTCATTGGTCACAACCCCGGGATTGGCATGCTGGCAAACGCATTGGTCCAAGCGGCGCCTGCACACCGCCGGTTCAGTGACTACCCGACCTGCGCGAGTACGGTGATTGATTTTGATGTAACCAGATGGGCCGAGGTTCAACCTCGTACCGGACGGTGTGAGGCGTTCGTGGTACCGCGTGATTTGATTGGGACCTCCGGCCAGGACATTGACTAA
- a CDS encoding ferredoxin — translation MTRDALSDALYPFGLQRLGDCPDGEQTITLIGPDEPRFWSIFRDSQEFKDGAVHPLDRWSLRVVTQVAEMLDAEPLFPFGGPPYAPFFTWAKQTGRFWASPIGFLVHDETGLFTSFRGALRWQKPAKVGTGPQPCLSCAKPCATACPVGAFNDGYDVAACKAHIASPAGTDCRTAGCLARRACPVGQGTRLPAQAAFHMEAFL, via the coding sequence ATGACACGCGACGCTTTGAGTGATGCTTTGTACCCTTTCGGGTTGCAGCGATTGGGGGATTGCCCGGACGGTGAACAGACGATCACTTTGATTGGCCCCGATGAGCCACGCTTTTGGTCCATTTTTCGCGACAGCCAGGAATTCAAAGACGGCGCAGTGCACCCGCTGGACCGATGGTCCTTACGCGTCGTCACACAGGTTGCCGAGATGCTGGATGCAGAACCGCTGTTCCCTTTCGGCGGCCCGCCCTACGCGCCATTTTTCACATGGGCCAAGCAGACCGGGCGGTTCTGGGCATCACCGATCGGGTTTCTGGTCCACGATGAAACAGGGCTGTTCACATCGTTCCGCGGTGCGCTGCGGTGGCAGAAACCCGCTAAGGTCGGGACCGGCCCCCAACCCTGCCTGTCCTGCGCCAAACCCTGTGCCACCGCCTGTCCTGTGGGCGCATTCAACGACGGCTACGACGTCGCCGCTTGCAAAGCTCATATAGCCTCACCGGCTGGCACTGACTGCCGGACCGCAGGATGCCTCGCGCGCCGCGCGTGCCCTGTGGGCCAAGGCACCCGCTTGCCCGCCCAAGCCGCATTCCATATGGAGGCCTTCTTGTGA